A part of Drosophila ananassae strain 14024-0371.13 chromosome 2R, ASM1763931v2, whole genome shotgun sequence genomic DNA contains:
- the LOC6493518 gene encoding large proline-rich protein BAG6 isoform X3: MIINLKVKTLDARTHEFSIDNEITIRQFKDQIAEKTNIAAENQRIIYQGRVLADEKQVKEYDVDGKVLHVAERPPFSQRGTNSRNNDEPMRTFRNRPQAGMRTSPYFRALDGMLVGTMAIPVNNGPVATTRNPPNRYPNSSSFCINRITVAMHMIDCAANIAAYLENPAVGLNNQSLDILQRGRWSMESTVVEVGVSSTDLPRNNNIIDMVQDAVTAALSRTGARNYTVVQLPTVYTNESGETTQQRVGEVANDAAPSGSATEAGGETTAATVIIEDVIETDDEAADGGSDRSATPTPEVDVEGAVGGQPAAGAAVSASTPAAAGSSATGAGGEAGAAPAAGEGAVNAGPRRRTRPQVLAQVIQHFRNTQTRLSPFVDRYYDILQNDPAFEESDTAGRENAQRIFDRVSEAFHYLSHAQHAISDLMLDLSQPGPRVLTCRPILVEQSGYIRSNNIFAPNFLAPPPSLLNEVAFRAGAAANAATPNRAAASTAAPPAAGTSSATTTPQATNLQAATDASRSAAAMAEIASRAAGAAAEMAAGAANAAAAAAGLAGMATDRVEDPVDEPMVAPNAVNPGQAQPRPHEMDHDHDQSADQVPDQGNDREPRAAPPRLRVYVPVTLPPPNPQLEMARLIQAVVNRATNETNDVHVEFNSPNIMSINLPVHVMTAAVRPPSTAAAAAPPPASAAAEESSADNSPPPAGNGEAAAASTSSGARSGEQRANTLPTTSTQTRSTSRPQIQIGGNNNWGSRIAPTHTAFDRFLPCNSHHIREPEPQNNNASGSSSNNNRSTTTAAPTVGTAIVLPTPSAGVRPASSGSSASVAPEGVAVTTATPAPAANPSAAPSQTAPSTPVISAAPHPAPSQPAAESSNLRTQLCTFLKDRLFAGAPINEQTIPAALDRALEWFGDSLVFLTQYERPQFNSRDSVCNVLRFHIEQIIDLCSAAPGTVSGAQFESRLKEICRYFRLRLFDVLTCCLGALNTELYWRQLMRLWSPPLRSNFCNETFQFLCMFIDPTSPIDENSILIGCSSPTQFLVWRTVPAAPVSGETEPFVAPPPLPFNLQPHRHQQQQPQQQALDTDVEMADVASSSSSSTPAAGASVAADPLPAVIVGSEPWHMSFPNEWLPVITRDLQTQTENDRPQQPYSDAYISGMSAKRRKIIQSDKPTASVECLIASGVQRAIQSAGLGANGSTSSSSINTDSVIGSIAHDAAIQASYTDAVRNSVRERIKQDVDYKPSKYPQMTKFAEQK, from the exons CTCCCGCAACAACGATGAGCCCATGCGCACTTTCCGCAACCGGCCGCAGGCTGGAATGCGGACATCCCCGTACTTCCGCGCCCTGGATGGAATGCTTGTCGGCACAATGGCCATACCTGTGAACAATGGTCCTGTTGCAACA ACACGGAATCCCCCCAATCGCTATCCCAACTCGTCGTCCTTCTGCATCAACCGCATCACCGTGGCCATGCACATGATCGATTGTGCCGCCAACATAGCCGCTTATCTGGAGAATCCCGCCGTGGGCCTGAACAACCAGTCCCTGGATATCCTTCAACGTGGCCGCTGGTCCATGGAATCCACTGTAGTCGAAGTGGGCGTCTCCTCAACGGATCTCCctcgcaacaacaacatcattGACATGGTCCAGGATGCCGTGACAGCGGCCCTCTCACGTACCGGAGCTCGCAACTACACTGTGGTCCAACTGCCCACGGTTTACACCAATGAGAGCGGCGAAACCACCCAGCAACGGGTTGGCGAAGTTGCCAACGATGCAGCACCTTCCGGGTCTGCGACCGAAGCCGGTGGAGAGACTACAGCCGCCACTGTCATTATAGAGGATGTGATTGAAACCGATGACGAGGCTGCCGACGGGGGTTCAGACCGTTCGGCTACGCCCACACCAGAGGTGGATGTTGAGGGAGCCGTTGGTGGCCAACcggctgctggtgctgctgtttCAGCCTCCACCCCGGCAGCAGCTGGCAGCTCAGCCACAGGAGCGGGTGGCGAGGCAGGAGCCGCTCCAGCTGCCGGAGAAGGTGCTGTCAATGCAGGACCTAGGCGCCGCACTCGTCCCCAAGTGTTGGCCCAGGTCATTCAGCACTTCCGCAATACCCAGACGCGTCTGTCTCCGTTCGTGGATCGCTACTATGACATTCTCCAGAACGATCCTGCCTTTGAGGAAAGT GACACCGCGGGTCGCGAGAATGCCCAGCGGATATTCGACCGCGTTTCGGAGGCCTTCCACTACCTCTCCCATGCCCAGCATGCGATTTCTGACCTGATGCTGGACCTCTCGCAGCCAGGACCGCGGGTGCTCACCTGCCGACCCATCCTTGTGGAGCAGAGCGGCTACATCCGCTCCAACAACATATTTGCGCCCAACTTTCTGGCCCCACCACCGAGCCTCCTTAACGAGGTGGCCTTCAGGGCTGGGGCAGCAGCCAATGCCGCCACGCCCAACCGAGCAGCCGCCTCGACCGCTGCTCCTCCAGCGGCAGGCACTTCGAGTGCAACCACCACGCCGCAGGCCACCAATCTGCAGGCTGCCACCGATGCCAGCCGCAGCGCAGCGGCCATGGCTGAGATTGCCAGCAGGGCCGCTGGAGCAGCGGCTGAAATGGCGGCCGGTGCTGCCAATgccgctgctgcagctgccggTCTAGCCGGAATGGCCACCGACCGTGTGGAGGATCCCGTGGACGAGCCTATGGTGGCACCGAACGCAGTTAACCCCGGACAGGCGCAGCCACGACCACACGAAATGG ATCACGATCACGATCAGAGTGCTGATCAGGTTCCTGATCAAGGCAACGATCGAGAGCCCAGAGCAGCTCCGCCCAGGCTGCGTGTCTATGTTCCAGTAACCCTGCCACCGCCCA ATCCCCAGCTGGAGATGGCGCGCCTCATCCAGGCAGTGGTCAACAGGGCGACCAACGAGACAAACGACGTGCATGTGGAGTTCAACTCGCCCAACATAATGTCCATCAACTTGCCCGTACACGTGATGACCGCCGCCGTGCGTCCGCCTTCgacggctgctgctgctgctcctcctccagcttcTGCTGCCGCGGAGGAGTCTTCGGCCGATAATTCACCACCACCAGCTGGGAACGGAGAAGCGGCCGCAGCTTCCACGTCAAGCGGCGCACGCAGCGGAGAACAGCGCGCCAATACATTGCCGACCACGTCCACCCAAACGCGCTCAACTTCGCGGCCCCAGATTCAGATCGGCGGCAACAACAATTGGGGCAGCCGCATCGCCCCCACGCACACGGCCTTTGATCGCTTCCTACCCTGCAACAGCCATCACATTCGGGAGCCGGAACCCCAGAATAACAACGCCTCCGGCAGCAGCTCTAACAACAATCGGAGCACCACCACCGCAGCACCCACAGTGGGCACCGCCATCGTGCTACCGACACCCTCGGCCGGAGTTCGTCCTG CTTCGTCAGGCAGCAGCGCCTCAGTCGCCCCGGAAGGAGTGGCAGTGACAACGGCCACCCCGGCCCCAGCCGCCAACCCATCAGCTGCTCCATCCCAGACTGCTCCGTCGACGCCCGTTATCAGTGCTGCGCCCCATCCTGCTCCATCCCAACCCGCCGCCGAGTCGAGCAATCTGCGCACCCAGTTGTGCACCTTCCTCAAAGACAGACTGTTCGCCGGGGCGCCCATTAACGAGCAGACCATACCAGCGGCTCTCGATCGCGCTCTGGAGTGGTTCGGCGATAGCCTAGTCTTCCTGACGCAGTACGAGCGGCCGCAGTTCAACTCCCGGGACTCAGTGTGCAACGTTCTCCGTTTCCACATCGAGCAAATCATTGATCTCTGCAGCGCAGCTCCGGGCACTGTGTCGGGGGCACAGTTCGAGAGCAGGCTCAAGGAAATCTGTCGATACTTTCGGTTGCGCCTCTTCGACGTCCTAACCTGTTGCCTGGGCGCTCTCAATACCGAGCTCTACTGGCGCCAGTTAATGCGCCTGTGGAGCCCCCCACTGCGGTCCA ATTTCTGCAATGAAACCTTTCAGTTCTTGTGCATGTTCATTGATCCCACAAGCCCCATCGACGAAAATTCTATTCTGATAGGCTGCAGTTCCCCAACTCAGTTCCTTGTCTGGCGCACCGTTCCAGCCGCACCAGTTTCGGGTGAGACAGAA CCCTTTGTGGCGCCTCCACCTCTGCCTTTTAATCTCCAGCCGCACCGacatcagcaacaacaaccgcagCAGCAGGCTCTCGACACTGACGTGGAAATGGCCGATGTGGCCTCCTCCAGTAGCAGCAGCACACCAGCAGCTGGAGCATCTGTAGCAGCAGACCCCCTGCCCGCCGTGATTGTGGGCTCTGAACCTTGGCACATGAGTTTCCCCAACGAGTGGTTGCCTGTGATAACGCGTGACTTGCAGACCCAGACTGAG AACGATCGCCCCCAGCAGCCTTACTCCGATGCCTATATATCCGGAATGTCGGCCAAGCGCCGCAAGATTATCCAATCGGATAAGCCGACAGCTAGTGTAGAGTGCTTGATTGCTAGTGGCGTCCAGCGGGCCATCCAGAGCGCCGGTCTGGGTGCTAATGGAAGCACCAGCAGTTCCTCCATCAATACGGACTCGGTGATCGGTTCTATTGCCCACGACGCCGCCATTCAGGCCTCATACACGGATGCTGTGCGCAATAGTGTGCGGGAGCGGATCAAGCAGGACGTCGATTACAAGCCCAGCAAGTACCCGCAGATGACCAAGTTCGCCGAGCAGAAGTAG
- the LOC6493518 gene encoding large proline-rich protein bag6-A isoform X2 yields MIINLKVKTLDARTHEFSIDNEITIRQFKDQIAEKTNIAAENQRIIYQGRVLADEKQVKEYDVDGKVLHVAERPPFSQRGTNSRNNDEPMRTFRNRPQAGMRTSPYFRALDGMLVGTMAIPVNNGPVATTRNPPNRYPNSSSFCINRITVAMHMIDCAANIAAYLENPAVGLNNQSLDILQRGRWSMESTVVEVGVSSTDLPRNNNIIDMVQDAVTAALSRTGARNYTVVQLPTVYTNESGETTQQRVGEVANDAAPSGSATEAGGETTAATVIIEDVIETDDEAADGGSDRSATPTPEVDVEGAVGGQPAAGAAVSASTPAAAGSSATGAGGEAGAAPAAGEGAVNAGPRRRTRPQVLAQVIQHFRNTQTRLSPFVDRYYDILQNDPAFEESDTAGRENAQRIFDRVSEAFHYLSHAQHAISDLMLDLSQPGPRVLTCRPILVEQSGYIRSNNIFAPNFLAPPPSLLNEVAFRAGAAANAATPNRAAASTAAPPAAGTSSATTTPQATNLQAATDASRSAAAMAEIASRAAGAAAEMAAGAANAAAAAAGLAGMATDRVEDPVDEPMVAPNAVNPGQAQPRPHEMDPQLEMARLIQAVVNRATNETNDVHVEFNSPNIMSINLPVHVMTAAVRPPSTAAAAAPPPASAAAEESSADNSPPPAGNGEAAAASTSSGARSGEQRANTLPTTSTQTRSTSRPQIQIGGNNNWGSRIAPTHTAFDRFLPCNSHHIREPEPQNNNASGSSSNNNRSTTTAAPTVGTAIVLPTPSAGVRPVTSDRIHRGGANVRSTWSARRLRPASEQLNSLRPAAWAQAFLHSQTQTPTLIHVGGGSTSGALSGAGRVRPLGVSHSHRDRQAAAAIRTALVGGGSTSVGGLTTIRRGRIHTTGHHRLSRQFPTLLANFMINMRNNAQTASSGSSASVAPEGVAVTTATPAPAANPSAAPSQTAPSTPVISAAPHPAPSQPAAESSNLRTQLCTFLKDRLFAGAPINEQTIPAALDRALEWFGDSLVFLTQYERPQFNSRDSVCNVLRFHIEQIIDLCSAAPGTVSGAQFESRLKEICRYFRLRLFDVLTCCLGALNTELYWRQLMRLWSPPLRSNFCNETFQFLCMFIDPTSPIDENSILIGCSSPTQFLVWRTVPAAPVSGETEPFVAPPPLPFNLQPHRHQQQQPQQQALDTDVEMADVASSSSSSTPAAGASVAADPLPAVIVGSEPWHMSFPNEWLPVITRDLQTQTENDRPQQPYSDAYISGMSAKRRKIIQSDKPTASVECLIASGVQRAIQSAGLGANGSTSSSSINTDSVIGSIAHDAAIQASYTDAVRNSVRERIKQDVDYKPSKYPQMTKFAEQK; encoded by the exons CTCCCGCAACAACGATGAGCCCATGCGCACTTTCCGCAACCGGCCGCAGGCTGGAATGCGGACATCCCCGTACTTCCGCGCCCTGGATGGAATGCTTGTCGGCACAATGGCCATACCTGTGAACAATGGTCCTGTTGCAACA ACACGGAATCCCCCCAATCGCTATCCCAACTCGTCGTCCTTCTGCATCAACCGCATCACCGTGGCCATGCACATGATCGATTGTGCCGCCAACATAGCCGCTTATCTGGAGAATCCCGCCGTGGGCCTGAACAACCAGTCCCTGGATATCCTTCAACGTGGCCGCTGGTCCATGGAATCCACTGTAGTCGAAGTGGGCGTCTCCTCAACGGATCTCCctcgcaacaacaacatcattGACATGGTCCAGGATGCCGTGACAGCGGCCCTCTCACGTACCGGAGCTCGCAACTACACTGTGGTCCAACTGCCCACGGTTTACACCAATGAGAGCGGCGAAACCACCCAGCAACGGGTTGGCGAAGTTGCCAACGATGCAGCACCTTCCGGGTCTGCGACCGAAGCCGGTGGAGAGACTACAGCCGCCACTGTCATTATAGAGGATGTGATTGAAACCGATGACGAGGCTGCCGACGGGGGTTCAGACCGTTCGGCTACGCCCACACCAGAGGTGGATGTTGAGGGAGCCGTTGGTGGCCAACcggctgctggtgctgctgtttCAGCCTCCACCCCGGCAGCAGCTGGCAGCTCAGCCACAGGAGCGGGTGGCGAGGCAGGAGCCGCTCCAGCTGCCGGAGAAGGTGCTGTCAATGCAGGACCTAGGCGCCGCACTCGTCCCCAAGTGTTGGCCCAGGTCATTCAGCACTTCCGCAATACCCAGACGCGTCTGTCTCCGTTCGTGGATCGCTACTATGACATTCTCCAGAACGATCCTGCCTTTGAGGAAAGT GACACCGCGGGTCGCGAGAATGCCCAGCGGATATTCGACCGCGTTTCGGAGGCCTTCCACTACCTCTCCCATGCCCAGCATGCGATTTCTGACCTGATGCTGGACCTCTCGCAGCCAGGACCGCGGGTGCTCACCTGCCGACCCATCCTTGTGGAGCAGAGCGGCTACATCCGCTCCAACAACATATTTGCGCCCAACTTTCTGGCCCCACCACCGAGCCTCCTTAACGAGGTGGCCTTCAGGGCTGGGGCAGCAGCCAATGCCGCCACGCCCAACCGAGCAGCCGCCTCGACCGCTGCTCCTCCAGCGGCAGGCACTTCGAGTGCAACCACCACGCCGCAGGCCACCAATCTGCAGGCTGCCACCGATGCCAGCCGCAGCGCAGCGGCCATGGCTGAGATTGCCAGCAGGGCCGCTGGAGCAGCGGCTGAAATGGCGGCCGGTGCTGCCAATgccgctgctgcagctgccggTCTAGCCGGAATGGCCACCGACCGTGTGGAGGATCCCGTGGACGAGCCTATGGTGGCACCGAACGCAGTTAACCCCGGACAGGCGCAGCCACGACCACACGAAATGG ATCCCCAGCTGGAGATGGCGCGCCTCATCCAGGCAGTGGTCAACAGGGCGACCAACGAGACAAACGACGTGCATGTGGAGTTCAACTCGCCCAACATAATGTCCATCAACTTGCCCGTACACGTGATGACCGCCGCCGTGCGTCCGCCTTCgacggctgctgctgctgctcctcctccagcttcTGCTGCCGCGGAGGAGTCTTCGGCCGATAATTCACCACCACCAGCTGGGAACGGAGAAGCGGCCGCAGCTTCCACGTCAAGCGGCGCACGCAGCGGAGAACAGCGCGCCAATACATTGCCGACCACGTCCACCCAAACGCGCTCAACTTCGCGGCCCCAGATTCAGATCGGCGGCAACAACAATTGGGGCAGCCGCATCGCCCCCACGCACACGGCCTTTGATCGCTTCCTACCCTGCAACAGCCATCACATTCGGGAGCCGGAACCCCAGAATAACAACGCCTCCGGCAGCAGCTCTAACAACAATCGGAGCACCACCACCGCAGCACCCACAGTGGGCACCGCCATCGTGCTACCGACACCCTCGGCCGGAGTTCGTCCTG TCACCTCTGATCGCATCCACCGTGGCGGTGCCAACGTACGTTCGACATGGTCGGCGCGGCGCCTGCGACCCGCTAGCGAGCAGCTGAACAGTCTCCGGCCAGCAGCCTGGGCTCAGGCGTTTTTGCATTCGCAGACGCAGACCCCGACTTTGATTCACGTTGGTGGTGGCAGCACCAGCGGGGCCTTGTCCGGAGCCGGGAGAGTTCGCCCCTTGGGAGTATCGCACAGCCATCGCGATCGGCAGGCGGCAGCGGCTATTCGAACGGCCCTCGTTGGTGGTGGCAGCACCAGCGTGGGTGGCCTGACGACGATACGGCGGGGCCGCATCCATACCACCGGCCACCACCGCCTGTCCAGACAATTTCCCACCCTCCTAGCTAATTTTATGATTAATATGAGAAATAATGCGCAAACAGCTTCGTCAGGCAGCAGCGCCTCAGTCGCCCCGGAAGGAGTGGCAGTGACAACGGCCACCCCGGCCCCAGCCGCCAACCCATCAGCTGCTCCATCCCAGACTGCTCCGTCGACGCCCGTTATCAGTGCTGCGCCCCATCCTGCTCCATCCCAACCCGCCGCCGAGTCGAGCAATCTGCGCACCCAGTTGTGCACCTTCCTCAAAGACAGACTGTTCGCCGGGGCGCCCATTAACGAGCAGACCATACCAGCGGCTCTCGATCGCGCTCTGGAGTGGTTCGGCGATAGCCTAGTCTTCCTGACGCAGTACGAGCGGCCGCAGTTCAACTCCCGGGACTCAGTGTGCAACGTTCTCCGTTTCCACATCGAGCAAATCATTGATCTCTGCAGCGCAGCTCCGGGCACTGTGTCGGGGGCACAGTTCGAGAGCAGGCTCAAGGAAATCTGTCGATACTTTCGGTTGCGCCTCTTCGACGTCCTAACCTGTTGCCTGGGCGCTCTCAATACCGAGCTCTACTGGCGCCAGTTAATGCGCCTGTGGAGCCCCCCACTGCGGTCCA ATTTCTGCAATGAAACCTTTCAGTTCTTGTGCATGTTCATTGATCCCACAAGCCCCATCGACGAAAATTCTATTCTGATAGGCTGCAGTTCCCCAACTCAGTTCCTTGTCTGGCGCACCGTTCCAGCCGCACCAGTTTCGGGTGAGACAGAA CCCTTTGTGGCGCCTCCACCTCTGCCTTTTAATCTCCAGCCGCACCGacatcagcaacaacaaccgcagCAGCAGGCTCTCGACACTGACGTGGAAATGGCCGATGTGGCCTCCTCCAGTAGCAGCAGCACACCAGCAGCTGGAGCATCTGTAGCAGCAGACCCCCTGCCCGCCGTGATTGTGGGCTCTGAACCTTGGCACATGAGTTTCCCCAACGAGTGGTTGCCTGTGATAACGCGTGACTTGCAGACCCAGACTGAG AACGATCGCCCCCAGCAGCCTTACTCCGATGCCTATATATCCGGAATGTCGGCCAAGCGCCGCAAGATTATCCAATCGGATAAGCCGACAGCTAGTGTAGAGTGCTTGATTGCTAGTGGCGTCCAGCGGGCCATCCAGAGCGCCGGTCTGGGTGCTAATGGAAGCACCAGCAGTTCCTCCATCAATACGGACTCGGTGATCGGTTCTATTGCCCACGACGCCGCCATTCAGGCCTCATACACGGATGCTGTGCGCAATAGTGTGCGGGAGCGGATCAAGCAGGACGTCGATTACAAGCCCAGCAAGTACCCGCAGATGACCAAGTTCGCCGAGCAGAAGTAG
- the LOC6493518 gene encoding large proline-rich protein BAG6 isoform X4 yields the protein MIINLKVKTLDARTHEFSIDNEITIRQFKDQIAEKTNIAAENQRIIYQGRVLADEKQVKEYDVDGKVLHVAERPPFSQRGTNSRNNDEPMRTFRNRPQAGMRTSPYFRALDGMLVGTMAIPVNNGPVATTRNPPNRYPNSSSFCINRITVAMHMIDCAANIAAYLENPAVGLNNQSLDILQRGRWSMESTVVEVGVSSTDLPRNNNIIDMVQDAVTAALSRTGARNYTVVQLPTVYTNESGETTQQRVGEVANDAAPSGSATEAGGETTAATVIIEDVIETDDEAADGGSDRSATPTPEVDVEGAVGGQPAAGAAVSASTPAAAGSSATGAGGEAGAAPAAGEGAVNAGPRRRTRPQVLAQVIQHFRNTQTRLSPFVDRYYDILQNDPAFEESDTAGRENAQRIFDRVSEAFHYLSHAQHAISDLMLDLSQPGPRVLTCRPILVEQSGYIRSNNIFAPNFLAPPPSLLNEVAFRAGAAANAATPNRAAASTAAPPAAGTSSATTTPQATNLQAATDASRSAAAMAEIASRAAGAAAEMAAGAANAAAAAAGLAGMATDRVEDPVDEPMVAPNAVNPGQAQPRPHEMDPQLEMARLIQAVVNRATNETNDVHVEFNSPNIMSINLPVHVMTAAVRPPSTAAAAAPPPASAAAEESSADNSPPPAGNGEAAAASTSSGARSGEQRANTLPTTSTQTRSTSRPQIQIGGNNNWGSRIAPTHTAFDRFLPCNSHHIREPEPQNNNASGSSSNNNRSTTTAAPTVGTAIVLPTPSAGVRPASSGSSASVAPEGVAVTTATPAPAANPSAAPSQTAPSTPVISAAPHPAPSQPAAESSNLRTQLCTFLKDRLFAGAPINEQTIPAALDRALEWFGDSLVFLTQYERPQFNSRDSVCNVLRFHIEQIIDLCSAAPGTVSGAQFESRLKEICRYFRLRLFDVLTCCLGALNTELYWRQLMRLWSPPLRSNFCNETFQFLCMFIDPTSPIDENSILIGCSSPTQFLVWRTVPAAPVSGETEPFVAPPPLPFNLQPHRHQQQQPQQQALDTDVEMADVASSSSSSTPAAGASVAADPLPAVIVGSEPWHMSFPNEWLPVITRDLQTQTENDRPQQPYSDAYISGMSAKRRKIIQSDKPTASVECLIASGVQRAIQSAGLGANGSTSSSSINTDSVIGSIAHDAAIQASYTDAVRNSVRERIKQDVDYKPSKYPQMTKFAEQK from the exons CTCCCGCAACAACGATGAGCCCATGCGCACTTTCCGCAACCGGCCGCAGGCTGGAATGCGGACATCCCCGTACTTCCGCGCCCTGGATGGAATGCTTGTCGGCACAATGGCCATACCTGTGAACAATGGTCCTGTTGCAACA ACACGGAATCCCCCCAATCGCTATCCCAACTCGTCGTCCTTCTGCATCAACCGCATCACCGTGGCCATGCACATGATCGATTGTGCCGCCAACATAGCCGCTTATCTGGAGAATCCCGCCGTGGGCCTGAACAACCAGTCCCTGGATATCCTTCAACGTGGCCGCTGGTCCATGGAATCCACTGTAGTCGAAGTGGGCGTCTCCTCAACGGATCTCCctcgcaacaacaacatcattGACATGGTCCAGGATGCCGTGACAGCGGCCCTCTCACGTACCGGAGCTCGCAACTACACTGTGGTCCAACTGCCCACGGTTTACACCAATGAGAGCGGCGAAACCACCCAGCAACGGGTTGGCGAAGTTGCCAACGATGCAGCACCTTCCGGGTCTGCGACCGAAGCCGGTGGAGAGACTACAGCCGCCACTGTCATTATAGAGGATGTGATTGAAACCGATGACGAGGCTGCCGACGGGGGTTCAGACCGTTCGGCTACGCCCACACCAGAGGTGGATGTTGAGGGAGCCGTTGGTGGCCAACcggctgctggtgctgctgtttCAGCCTCCACCCCGGCAGCAGCTGGCAGCTCAGCCACAGGAGCGGGTGGCGAGGCAGGAGCCGCTCCAGCTGCCGGAGAAGGTGCTGTCAATGCAGGACCTAGGCGCCGCACTCGTCCCCAAGTGTTGGCCCAGGTCATTCAGCACTTCCGCAATACCCAGACGCGTCTGTCTCCGTTCGTGGATCGCTACTATGACATTCTCCAGAACGATCCTGCCTTTGAGGAAAGT GACACCGCGGGTCGCGAGAATGCCCAGCGGATATTCGACCGCGTTTCGGAGGCCTTCCACTACCTCTCCCATGCCCAGCATGCGATTTCTGACCTGATGCTGGACCTCTCGCAGCCAGGACCGCGGGTGCTCACCTGCCGACCCATCCTTGTGGAGCAGAGCGGCTACATCCGCTCCAACAACATATTTGCGCCCAACTTTCTGGCCCCACCACCGAGCCTCCTTAACGAGGTGGCCTTCAGGGCTGGGGCAGCAGCCAATGCCGCCACGCCCAACCGAGCAGCCGCCTCGACCGCTGCTCCTCCAGCGGCAGGCACTTCGAGTGCAACCACCACGCCGCAGGCCACCAATCTGCAGGCTGCCACCGATGCCAGCCGCAGCGCAGCGGCCATGGCTGAGATTGCCAGCAGGGCCGCTGGAGCAGCGGCTGAAATGGCGGCCGGTGCTGCCAATgccgctgctgcagctgccggTCTAGCCGGAATGGCCACCGACCGTGTGGAGGATCCCGTGGACGAGCCTATGGTGGCACCGAACGCAGTTAACCCCGGACAGGCGCAGCCACGACCACACGAAATGG ATCCCCAGCTGGAGATGGCGCGCCTCATCCAGGCAGTGGTCAACAGGGCGACCAACGAGACAAACGACGTGCATGTGGAGTTCAACTCGCCCAACATAATGTCCATCAACTTGCCCGTACACGTGATGACCGCCGCCGTGCGTCCGCCTTCgacggctgctgctgctgctcctcctccagcttcTGCTGCCGCGGAGGAGTCTTCGGCCGATAATTCACCACCACCAGCTGGGAACGGAGAAGCGGCCGCAGCTTCCACGTCAAGCGGCGCACGCAGCGGAGAACAGCGCGCCAATACATTGCCGACCACGTCCACCCAAACGCGCTCAACTTCGCGGCCCCAGATTCAGATCGGCGGCAACAACAATTGGGGCAGCCGCATCGCCCCCACGCACACGGCCTTTGATCGCTTCCTACCCTGCAACAGCCATCACATTCGGGAGCCGGAACCCCAGAATAACAACGCCTCCGGCAGCAGCTCTAACAACAATCGGAGCACCACCACCGCAGCACCCACAGTGGGCACCGCCATCGTGCTACCGACACCCTCGGCCGGAGTTCGTCCTG CTTCGTCAGGCAGCAGCGCCTCAGTCGCCCCGGAAGGAGTGGCAGTGACAACGGCCACCCCGGCCCCAGCCGCCAACCCATCAGCTGCTCCATCCCAGACTGCTCCGTCGACGCCCGTTATCAGTGCTGCGCCCCATCCTGCTCCATCCCAACCCGCCGCCGAGTCGAGCAATCTGCGCACCCAGTTGTGCACCTTCCTCAAAGACAGACTGTTCGCCGGGGCGCCCATTAACGAGCAGACCATACCAGCGGCTCTCGATCGCGCTCTGGAGTGGTTCGGCGATAGCCTAGTCTTCCTGACGCAGTACGAGCGGCCGCAGTTCAACTCCCGGGACTCAGTGTGCAACGTTCTCCGTTTCCACATCGAGCAAATCATTGATCTCTGCAGCGCAGCTCCGGGCACTGTGTCGGGGGCACAGTTCGAGAGCAGGCTCAAGGAAATCTGTCGATACTTTCGGTTGCGCCTCTTCGACGTCCTAACCTGTTGCCTGGGCGCTCTCAATACCGAGCTCTACTGGCGCCAGTTAATGCGCCTGTGGAGCCCCCCACTGCGGTCCA ATTTCTGCAATGAAACCTTTCAGTTCTTGTGCATGTTCATTGATCCCACAAGCCCCATCGACGAAAATTCTATTCTGATAGGCTGCAGTTCCCCAACTCAGTTCCTTGTCTGGCGCACCGTTCCAGCCGCACCAGTTTCGGGTGAGACAGAA CCCTTTGTGGCGCCTCCACCTCTGCCTTTTAATCTCCAGCCGCACCGacatcagcaacaacaaccgcagCAGCAGGCTCTCGACACTGACGTGGAAATGGCCGATGTGGCCTCCTCCAGTAGCAGCAGCACACCAGCAGCTGGAGCATCTGTAGCAGCAGACCCCCTGCCCGCCGTGATTGTGGGCTCTGAACCTTGGCACATGAGTTTCCCCAACGAGTGGTTGCCTGTGATAACGCGTGACTTGCAGACCCAGACTGAG AACGATCGCCCCCAGCAGCCTTACTCCGATGCCTATATATCCGGAATGTCGGCCAAGCGCCGCAAGATTATCCAATCGGATAAGCCGACAGCTAGTGTAGAGTGCTTGATTGCTAGTGGCGTCCAGCGGGCCATCCAGAGCGCCGGTCTGGGTGCTAATGGAAGCACCAGCAGTTCCTCCATCAATACGGACTCGGTGATCGGTTCTATTGCCCACGACGCCGCCATTCAGGCCTCATACACGGATGCTGTGCGCAATAGTGTGCGGGAGCGGATCAAGCAGGACGTCGATTACAAGCCCAGCAAGTACCCGCAGATGACCAAGTTCGCCGAGCAGAAGTAG